The Streptomyces cyaneogriseus subsp. noncyanogenus region CGCGCACGGAGGACGATCCCTTGGAGAAGGCACCGCCGTAGCAGCAGTCGAGGAAGAGCACGGTGCTGCCGGCCCGGGTGCGCGCCATGCAGCCTCGGACGAACTGGGCGGGGACCGCCGTGGCGTCCAGGAGCCGGGGCTCGGTGTCGCTGGCGGCGAAGTACAGCTCACCGGACTCGCTCTTGAGCCCGTGGCAGGAGAAGTGCACCACCAGCGTGTCGTCGCGCCGGCGGTCGTTGAAGAAGCCCTGGATACGGCGGCGGATGACGTGGGCCGGTTCGTTGCGCGCCACCTCGACCTCGAAGTCGCCGATCTCCGGATCGTGCAGGACCTCGGCGAGGGAGGTGGCGTCCTGCGCCGGCGCCCGCAGCTTCTTCAGCCCCGGATCGTCATAGCGGTCGTTGGCGATGATCAGCGCATGCCGTGCGCCGCTCATGGCGGGGCTCCGGCCGTGGAGTGCCTGCGCACGAACAGGTCGAAGGCTTCGGTGACCTGCTCGTCCGTGGCCTGTGAGATCTCCAGCGTGTCGTCGCCCAGCGTCAGACGCAGCGACGGGCGCGCGTCCTGGCACCGGCCCAGCCAGGAGCGGATGACGGTCACCACCTGGCCGAGGGCGGTGGCCGAGCTGCCCAGGCCCACCAGCAGGGAGCCGATCTGGGCGACGTCGACGGCCCGCGCGCCCGGCGGAAGGTCCCCACCGGGGACGGCCGAGACCTCCTCCACGTCCGCGGCGAGCAATTCCTCCCGCAGATAGGCGGTGCGCTCCGCCACGCGTTCGGCTTCCGCTCCCTCCTCGGAGAGGAGGATCAGCAACGTGTTGTCGTTCTCCACCGGCTCAGCCCCTTCGATGGTGCCAGGGGCGGCGCGGAGCGGATCGTGGGCGGCTCCACGTCGGCTGCTCCCAGTCTCCGCCTCCCCGCGGCGAGGTGGCAACCGCCCGCCCCGGATACCGGCCCGGTGTGCCGCCCGCCGGTTCGGAGAGGACCGCCCGCCGACACGTGAAGGACCGCCCGCCGACACGGGAAGGACCGTCCGCCGGCACGGGAAGGGCCTCCCGCGCGGGGTGTGCCGCGCGGGAGGCCGGTCGGCCGCGGGGAGGGGTCAGGAGGCCGTGCAGGCCCCGATGACCGGCGGGGTGCTGGTGCCGTTCTTCATCACGGTGAAGCCGAAGCTCGTCGAGGCCCCGGCGGCCAGGCTCCCGTTGCCGTTCGGCTTCATGGTCATCACGGTGCCGCTGCTGTCCCAGCTCGGCGTGCCGTTCCAGGTCGTGGAGATCTTCTGCGGCGGGGTCAGGGTGACCGTCACGCTCCAGGTGCTGATGGCGGAGGTGCCCGCGGTGATCGTGACCCTGCCGTTGAAGCGGTCGCTCCACTCCTCGGCCTTGGCGTAGGTGGCGGTGCAGGCGGCGCTGCCGCCACCGTCGCCACCGCCCGAGGAGCCGCCGAGGGCGGAGAGCACCGCCGTGTAGGCGGGCTTCTTGTTGTAGTTGGAGTCGAACAGCAGCGGCGTGCCGCTCGCCCGCCAGGAGTACTTGTCGGTGATGCCCCAGACGGTGATGCCGGTGCAGCGGGTGACGGCCAGGCACGCCTTCACCACGTTGCCGTAGCTGGTGGCCTGGGAGGTGCCGGAGCCCTCGATGTCCAGCTCGGTGATCTGGACCTCGACGCCGAGGTCGGCGAAGCGCTGGAGGTTCGCCTGGTAGTCGCTCGGGACCGGGGAGGCGCTGTTGAAGTGGGACTGGAAGCCCACGCAGTCGATGGGCACGCCGCGGGCCTTGAAGTCCTTGACCATGTTGTAGACGGCATTGCTCTTCGCGTTGATGCCGTCCGTGTTGTAGTCGTTGTAGCAGAGCTTGGCCGCCGGGTCCGCGGCGCGCGCGGTGCGGAACGCCTCCTCGATGAAGCCGTTGCCGAGCTTGTCCTGGAAGGGGGAGCTGCGGCGCGCGCCGCTGCTGCCGTCCTGGAACGCCTCGTTGACGACGTCCCATGAGTGGATCTTGCCCTTGTAGTGCCCCATCACCTGGTTGATGTGGTTGTTCATCGCCGACCGGAGGTCCGTGGCGCTGAGGCCGCCGACCCAGCTCGGCAGCTGGGAGTGCCACACCAGGGTGTGGCCGCGGACCTTCATGCCGCGGCTCTGGGCGTGGCTGACGATCCGGTCGGCGGCGCTGAAGTTGAACGAGTTGCGGGTGGCCTCGACGGCGTCCCACTTCATCTCGTTCTCCGGGGTGACCGAGTCGAACTCGGTGTTGAGCGTCGACACGTACTGCGCCTCGCCCAGGTGGTTCGCGGCGACGGCGGTGCCGAAGTAGCGGCCCTTGGCCGCCGCCGCGGAGGCGAGCGTCGTCGCGGCGTCGGCCGTCCCGGCCAGCGCGGTGACCCCGGTCAGGGCGAGCAGGCCCGCCAGGCCGGCGCCCAGGGCACGGCGAGCCCTGGGCGGAGACGTACGGCGTGTGCTGAGCATGAGCATGTCATCCCCTTCTGGGTGGCCTTCGCCCGGCGGCGAGGGCCCGGGAGTGGGAGGGCGGATGAACTTCTGGGACTCCTGCCGATACCGAAAGTTTCGGCAAGATTTCCGAGCGGCTGCGCAGAACGTACGGCTCACCGATCGCAGGGTCAACTGGTTGAGCAGGAATCAATGGACGTCGTCCGGGGTGGGATCGCCGTGAGTGCCGTTCTGTTGACGCAGTGAGGGCACGCCCTTACGGTGGCGCAGCGCAACGCGGAGAAGGCTCCGAAACATTCGGAACGCGTTCCGCTCCCATGGCTACCGCCGCCAGACATCAAGGAGTGTCCGCTCGTGAAGGTGCTGCGCCTCGTCACGGCCGCCGCCGTGACGTCGACCCTCGCCCTGCTCCCCCTCGCCACCGCCGGCCCCGCGGCCGGAGCGGAGGCGTCCGCCGCCGCGCGGGACCGGCCGCTGCGGCAGCTCGCCGCCGACGACCGCCTGCGTGTGGGCACCGCCGTCGACACGACGGCCCTCGCGGAGGACGCCCCCTACCGGCGCATCGCCGGTTCGGAGTTCTCCTCCGTGACCCCCGAGAACGTCATGAAGTGGGAGGTGATCGAACCGCGGCGGGGCGAGTACGACTACGCCGAGGCCGACCGGCTCGTCCGGTTCGCCGAGCGGCACGGGCAGAAGGTCCGCGGCCATGTGCTGGTCTGGCACAGCCAGCTCCCGTCCTGGCTCACCGAAGGCGACTTCACCAAGGAGGAGCTGCGCGAGATCCTGCGCCGGCACGTCACCGACACCGTGCGCCACTTCAAGGGCCGGATCTGGCACTGGGACGTGGTCAACGAGGCGTTCAACGAGGACGGGACGCTGCGGGACAGCATCTGGCTGCGCGAGCTGGGCCCCGGCTACATCGCCGACGCCTTCCGCTGGGCCCACGAGGCGGACCCGCGCGCCAAGCTCTTCTACAACGACTACAACATCGAGTGGGCCGGCCCCAAGAGCGACGCCGTACTCGATCTGGTGCGCACCCTGCGCGCCGAGGGCGTGCCCGTCGACGGGGTCGGCTTCCAGGGGCACCTCGGCATCCAGTACGGCCTGCCCGGCGGCGTGGCCGCCAACTTCCAGCGCTTCGACGCGCTGGGGGTGCAGACCGCCGTGACGGAGGCGGACGTACGCATGGTCATGCCGGCCGACGACGAGAAGCTGCGCACGCAGGCCGAGGGGTACCGGCTGCTCCTCGACGCCTGCCTGCGCGCCCGGCACTGCGTCTCGTTCACCGTGTGGGGCTTCACCGACAAGTACTCCTGGGTGCCCGACACGTTCGAGGGGGAGGGTGCCGCCAACATCCTCGACGAGACCTACCGGCCGAAGCCGGCCTACCGGGCGCTCCAGGCCGCGCTGGCGGGCCGGGCCAGGCCCACGACGTCCGGCTGAGACACCGGCGGACACCGCCGGGGGGAGCGGTGCCGGGCACCCGCGGACCCCGCGGGTGCCCGGGGTCCGCGACGGAGGCGGCATTCGGCACGCCCGCTGCCGGGGGTCCGGCCACCGCGGCCCGCCCGGCGCCCCACCGCCGCCCGGATCACCGGCCTCGCGTACGCCGC contains the following coding sequences:
- a CDS encoding endo-1,4-beta-xylanase — translated: MLMLSTRRTSPPRARRALGAGLAGLLALTGVTALAGTADAATTLASAAAAKGRYFGTAVAANHLGEAQYVSTLNTEFDSVTPENEMKWDAVEATRNSFNFSAADRIVSHAQSRGMKVRGHTLVWHSQLPSWVGGLSATDLRSAMNNHINQVMGHYKGKIHSWDVVNEAFQDGSSGARRSSPFQDKLGNGFIEEAFRTARAADPAAKLCYNDYNTDGINAKSNAVYNMVKDFKARGVPIDCVGFQSHFNSASPVPSDYQANLQRFADLGVEVQITELDIEGSGTSQATSYGNVVKACLAVTRCTGITVWGITDKYSWRASGTPLLFDSNYNKKPAYTAVLSALGGSSGGGDGGGSAACTATYAKAEEWSDRFNGRVTITAGTSAISTWSVTVTLTPPQKISTTWNGTPSWDSSGTVMTMKPNGNGSLAAGASTSFGFTVMKNGTSTPPVIGACTAS
- a CDS encoding endo-1,4-beta-xylanase, with the protein product MKVLRLVTAAAVTSTLALLPLATAGPAAGAEASAAARDRPLRQLAADDRLRVGTAVDTTALAEDAPYRRIAGSEFSSVTPENVMKWEVIEPRRGEYDYAEADRLVRFAERHGQKVRGHVLVWHSQLPSWLTEGDFTKEELREILRRHVTDTVRHFKGRIWHWDVVNEAFNEDGTLRDSIWLRELGPGYIADAFRWAHEADPRAKLFYNDYNIEWAGPKSDAVLDLVRTLRAEGVPVDGVGFQGHLGIQYGLPGGVAANFQRFDALGVQTAVTEADVRMVMPADDEKLRTQAEGYRLLLDACLRARHCVSFTVWGFTDKYSWVPDTFEGEGAANILDETYRPKPAYRALQAALAGRARPTTSG